CTGGAGCTGTGTCTCCGCCAGGCTGTAATCCCCAGAGCCCATCCACATCTCTCCAGGTACCCCGGGCGTTCCGCACAGCCAAGCCCTGGGAGGAGCCCCTGAAGCCCGCCTGCCGACCCACCTTGTCGTCGTTGGCGTATCTTTGGCCCAGGATCCAGCCCTCGCCGCCCCACAACCCCCGCTGGGACTCGGGGGGAAAGTAGATGGGGATAGGCACGTCCTCCACACGCTCCCGCTGCCCGTTCTTGGGGTTGATCTTGAACTTGACCCCATGAGGCCTATAGTGCACGGGAGTGGGCGTCCGCTCCTCCTCCAGGGAGCGCAGGTAGTGGCCAGGCAGGCGGGCACAGATGCCCTCTCGCAGCCGCAGCCGCTTCCAGAGCCACACGGGATACTTGTGTAGAGGCATCGCGGGCCTGGCGGGACGTGAGGGCTCGCAGTCACCTGCAGCCTGGCCCGGCCCCCGGTTTTCACCACCTACCCCCTACCCCGGCCCCGGGCTCTTACCCTGACCCCCGGGCTCTGACCTCCTACCCCTACCCCCTACCCCGGCCCCCGGCTCTCACCCCCTACCCGCTACCCCGGCCTCCGGCTCTCACCCCCTACCCCTACTCCGGCCCCCGGCTCTCACCCCCTACCCGCTACCCCGGCCCCCGGCTCTCACCCCCCACCCCTACTCCGGCCGTCGGCTCTCACCCCCTACCCCTACCCCGGCCCCCGGTTCTCACCTCCTACCCCTGCCTCCACTCTCACCTCCTACTCCTGCCCCCGGGCTCTCACCTCCTACCCCCTACTCCTGCCCCCGCCCCGCACCCACCTGCCCCTCCCCTTCTGCCGCGGTCCCCCCGCCGCACCCCACCGGCCCGCGCCCACCTTTCAGAGCTCTAAACCCGGCGCCCCACCGGAACCGGAAGCCGGTCCGCCGCGCCTGGACCTCCTCCCACCGCTGACTGGCTGCAAAGGCCATCCGTCTACCCCTCGTTCCGCCCCCTTTAGGGACCGTAAAAAACACCCTGCAgagacagcagcagcagctcaaGGCACCGTTGGCAATGTGCGGCCCAGGCGTTTCCGCAAAAGGGCGACGCGGGCGGGGCGGGGGTTGTTCTCCCGGGGCCCGCTTACCCTACCAGGGAACGAGCgcagaaaaaatgtaaaaactcgTTTAGTTTGAAATATTAAATTCACCAATCACAGATAAATCAGATCTACATAAAAATATGTCTTAATGTCTTAGAATTTTCTTTTACTCCAAAACAccccatatatacatatttcttttataagCTTAGAGATTGCTTTGGTGGTCAAAGGCAGGGTGGCTGGGGGAGGTAAGACCCTCAGGAAAGCCACACCCCGGACAAGACCCAGAAAGGAAGCCCCCAGAGCCAAGTGTAGGAGGACCCCACCCGGGTCTCAGCCGCCCACTTCCCCAGGGTGGATCCAACACTCACAGGCCTCAGGGAGGGGCCAGGTGCTGCTCCTAGTCATTGCTTCCCCCACAAGGCTTGCATGAGGAGCAGAGACAGCCCAGTCTCCTGAACACCCGCAGGGCACAGACAGCCCAGTGCAGGGGGCAGACACAACCACAGCTCCTGGGACCCAGAGAAAGCTCCCAGAGGGAGGCCCAGGAACGCTGGGGTGGGTGGACTGGGCTGGGTAGGGGTTCCTTGTGGGCCAAATCCCCAGAGCAGCAGAGCACACCAGTCCCAGGAGACTCTTCTCAGGGACCCAAGGCTCCAGAGCCAAGAAAAAGGGAAGGGCGGGGCGGAAGCCTGCATCCCCAGCGCCCATCAGCTTTGGTGGAGACCTTGGTCTCCAGTCCCTATGATGACCACAGCAGCAGAGGGGGATCCTCCATGCCTCAGGCAGGCTGGCATCAGGGCCACATAGGGGCCAGGAGCAGGGGTCTCGGAGTTCACAGCTCCCAGCTCCAGTGGTGGGCTCAGGGTTCCTGGGCTCCATGGGTCTCTTACCACAGCCTCACCAGGGAACAGGACCACAGGGAGTCCTTCACCCCATCTCTAGCCACCCTCAGGCCAGTAGAGCACACAGCCCCATCCTCGCACAGGCACCTGTGGTCTCCAGGTAACTAAGCCCAGGCCCCAGGGGCCACTGCAGACAGCAGCTGGGATCTGCAGAGGGACCTCAGCAGCCAGCAGGCAGCTGGTGGGGAGAGGTGCGTGTGAGGGGGGGTGGCCCTCTCCTCAGTAGGAGGAAGTGAGAGGGTACCCAGGCCAATTTTATTCAGCTGGAAATCAATCTGTCCAGGACTGAACCAGGTTCCCCCTCCTCGATGCAGCTCCTGGCTGAAGAGATCATCAGAGCAGCAGCTGTCCCCAGGCTGGTGTCATGTCACCGTGTACAGTTCCTCCCGATCATTCTTACAGATCTGATAGTGGCAGGGGAATTTCTGCGAGCAGGCCCAGGGCTCAGCGTGCTCATCAGGTGGCGGCAGCAGCAAGGCTGCGCTCCCGGCCAGCAGGACGTGCCAGATGCTGTGGGTGTAGTAGTAGTTGTCGCTGGTCATCATGGAGGTATAGATGGCAACGCCCACGGACGCCATGGAGATGCCGGGCAGGAGGTAGAAGGCCCAGCGCTGCCACGAGGTGGGGTAGCACTGGCGCCGGTGCCCGCAGCGGTAAGTCTAGAGAAAACAGCCACGCAGGCATCAGTGCAGCCGCAGCTCCCAGGGCCCGGAAACAGCGGTTACTGGGGGCCTGCCCAGCTCTGGGCAGCAGAACGACAAGGGTGGGCTGCTTCAAGGGGGCTCAAGGGCACAAGGCCACTGGTCCTCAGGCCCAGGCCTCAGGGACACAGCCATGCTGGGCCTCTGTGGGTGCCATGGCAACCCCCAGCAGATACGGGCATTCACTGGTTGGAGCAAGACCGGGAACGTGGCCAGAGCAAGGGGCCAGGCTCTCTTCTGCGAGCATCTGGGCAGCAGTGCCAGCCAGCCCGGCTCCTTACCCACATGGAGGCCATGATCACGAAGGCAAAGAGGCAGGGCCCCAGCATGTTCCAGATGCCCCTGCGGTCCAGCTGCAAGGACATGGCGATGACCAGTGTGCCCAGAAGAAACAGCACCTGGGCAAGACACAGGGATGACTGCAGGGACACCTCTGAGGGTGAAGGCCCAGCAGGAGCAAGTGTACCCCAGGGCCCCGCAGCACCTCTGCCTGCCCCCTCGGAGCTGCTGCCACCCTCTGACCAGCTCTGCCAGCCGGCAGGGACACGCCCCTCCTTCAGCTTCTGCATTGCATCCACAGGTGAATGTGGCCAGGCGCGCACCTCTGGGGGACTAGAGGGTGGTCAAACCGGACAGCCACATATGGCAGCTCTGCACCCACACACTCACTAGCCCTCTGTACCCCTGGGTTTCCAGGAATCCCCCATCAGGGTGGCTTCAGTCTCCCGCCCACTGTTCCATAGGGAGGGGCTCCTACCCCCCAGTCTCCATCAGACACTTCTGCCCACAACCTACAGTTCTCTGCCTATCTGCAGGTTCAGGCCCTGCACTCAGCCCTGCAGGACCCTGGTGTTTCCCAGCCTCCCCCTGCCCTGGCTGTGGGGCTCCCATGGGTACCCCCTTGGGGCAGCACCCAGCCTGTAGTTCCCAGAGCAGACAGGAGGGCAGAGCATACAGCTCACAAACCTAGGGCACGAGTCTCCCCATGCCAGGGCCAGCTGCCACAGAGTCCCCAAAGCATCCTTGGCACCAAGGACCCAGGGAGCATGGGTAGGGGCTTCTCAAGGATAGGGGGCCTGGCCTCCCCTGCCTACCACCTTCCTTCCTGGCATCCTCCAAACAGCTGGCATTGCCCCCTCACAACTGCCTGCAGGGTCTCAGACCCGCATCTCCGTGTGGCATCACAGAAGACatgagctttcttttcttttgtcacccaggctggagtgcagtgccgtgactTCAGTTCACTCCAACACCTCCAAcgcctgggatcaagcgatcttcccaccttagtctcccgagtggccgggaccacaggcatgcacccacTACGCTCAGCTAACATTTCGATTTTTTGTAcagcccaggctgctcttgaacccctggcctaaTGGGATCCTCCCccaggtgttgggattacaggtgtgattacaggtgtgagccaccagagCCACCGTGCTAGGGCGAGATGTGAGGTTTCCAGGGGCTGTGCCCAATGCCAGGTCCGGCCTCTCCCACGGTACTGCCTTTTGCAGGCTGCACTTGGGGGCCCTGCTCCCCCAGAGCCTACACCCCACGTCGAGGGCCACTCACGTATTTCAGGACTGCCTTGAGCCGCGCCATGCACAGGATGGTGACCCAGATGGCCGCCCCGGAGCCCAGGAAGTCGCAGTACTGCAGCGTGTCATAGTTGAGGATACACAGCACCGCCTCCCCGGGCTGGTCGCAGGCGTGGTAGAACTGTGGAGAGGCTCCGTGAGCGCCATCCCGCCCTCCCACCCCAAGTCCCTGCAGGAGGGCAGCCTACCGTGGAGAAGAACATGGTGTAGGCGTAGACGGAGGCCTCAACCAGGAAGAATCGCTGCACTGAGACGGTGATGGGGGCCAGGAACATGAGGTTGCTGAGCGTGAGAAGCAGTGCGGCTGCCCTCTGCTGGGCCACCGTCTGGGCTGTGCTGTTGTCCGTGCAGCTCCACCCACGCCAGCCTGGGGGCACAAAACCCCACGGCGGAGGCTGGGGGCACTGCTGAAACTCAGGGCCCACCCCTCACCCAGGACCCTGCAGAGAAGCCCCTTCATCACCCAGGGGCAAGCTGGGTAGGCACAGTGGGCGGGGCCAAGGTCAGGAGGCAGTATCACCCGCGGGGATACCTGGTGCCTGTGCCAGGCAGACAGATTGTTGGTGGGGaacaggggagtggggaggaggcttTGCCCCTGCATTGCTTTGCAGGGGTCTCTCTCCAGCCCCTTGTGGCGCTTCCCCAGGGGAGAGGCATGGCACAGCACTGGAAGCCAACAGCAGCAGCGTCTCGGGGCGGGCGGGGCCCTGGCCCTCACCTGCCTTGCAGCTGCAGCCGGCATACAGGTAGCTATGTCTGCGGAGCAGGAGGCACTGGCCATAGGGTCCACAATCGTTCAAACAGGGCACCAGGTACAAGGTGGTCTCCACATGGACCACAGCCTGCTCACACTCCCTTTGAGGAAGGGGCCACAGGAAAGCTGGTGCAGTGGTCTGACAGCCCAGCTGCCACCAGCACACCCAAGAGGCTGACGGACATGAGAACCCAGCATTGAGGCCCTCAGCTTTCAGTAGCCCTGGAAGAAGCACCCCTCTAGCTGGGTCACTCAGAATGCCAACCTCAGGCAGCCCGCCTGTGATCCTGAGTGAAATGACAGGGTGCCTGACCCCCGTCCCTGCCCTAGATTTACTTACTCAGCGTTCTCAGGGCACATGAGCTGTAGAGAGAGGTACCAGTTGTCTGTCTCTGGGTAGGGGATGATGAGGTTGGCCCTGAGAGACCAGGCGCTCAGAGACAAGGGGTAGCCCTGGAAGAAGGCTGCAGGGGAGCCAGAGGGCCCCATCAGAGGAGGCCGGGTCGGGAGCTGGCAGGGGCCACGCTGATGGTGACGCCTGCCCATCATACCTGTGGTACAGTTGAGCGAACTGTTGAAGCCAAGGAAGGGTGAGGCAGCGTTCACACAGGCCACTATGACGGTCTCATTCCGCATCTCTGTCTGGAAAGGGAGGCAGTGCCGGctcagccccagcagcccctggcCACAGTGGGGTCATCCGCCCCACATGCCAGCTCAGCCTGGTGctggtgcctttttttttctgagacggagtctcggtctgtcacccaggctggagtgcagtggcgcgatctcggctcactgcaagctccgcctcccgggttcacgccattctcctgcctcagcctcctgagtagctgggactacaggtgcccgccaccacgcccagctgatatttttgtatttttactagagatagggtttcactgtgttagtcaggatggtctcaatctcctgacctcgtgatctgtccgccttggcctcccaaagtgctgggattacaggtgtgagtcattgtgccCGGTCAGTGCTGGTGCCTTTCTCTGAGACTCCTgcaggcccagggcccagggcccaccGAGACCCTTCCTCCCCGGGCCCTGGGACATCCTGCCTCCACCCCACCTCTGACCCTAGCTACCCTGGGCCCTGCTGACAGGAGCAAGGCTGCCCAGCAGGGTAGGCGCCCCCAACATGGGCCCCTGTCCTGGCCCATGCCTGCTggtgtcactgtgttgcctgTCCCAGTGCCAAGGTAAATGAGGAGGCCCTGCAGGGGCCGCCCGACGCCCTGCCCAAGCCCAGGCCACAGGCCGCTTGCAGACAGCAGGTACCTTGTTGGCCCGCAGGGAGATGGTGAGGGACCCCCCGCTGTCCATGCCGGTGTTCAGGCGCAGTCGCATCATGGACGGTGTGTTTGGACACACCCTCACCGAGACCCTGTCCAGGAGCTGGAAGTGCACGGACACCACGTCCATGTCCTCCCGCATGACTGGGTAGTTTGTGAGGCAGAAGGGGCTGCGGTCCACGCTGCCACTCCTGCCCAGATACTGGTGGTCGGGGCTCAGGGAGGGCAGACCAGTGGAGGCATTGAAGCTCTGGTTTTGGCTGCTCTGCAGAAGGGGCTGGATGGTTACACTCTGTGGCCTGCAAGCTGCCGAGAGGACAAGGGGTTTGGTTGGAGGAATGTCTAGGGatctggggaggggcagggccatCCCTCCAGCCCTTGTGCGGCCCACCTGTGAGGGCAGCTACAGCACTGAAAGTCACTGTCCCGAGGGGCCCCACCAGGCTCTCAGCTGTCACTTGCAGCCACCGGTCCCAGGGCGGTGAGGGCAGCAGCAGGCGACAGGGCCAGGGGGCACTGGTGCAGGTGAGCACCTTCTGGAAGTTGCTAGGCAGGGTGACCGGGCCCACGGTGAGACGCACAGGGCAACCCAGGCTCCCGCTGGACACACAGTCCCGCAGCTCCAGCAGAAGCTCCCGCGTGTAATCGGGGACAAAGACCCTGCAGCAAGGGGACACAGCTGGCTCAGGCTCTGCCATTCCTCAGCCCACCTCGTGGGGACCCAAGGAGGCCAGGCATCTGGACTACTTCCCAGCCCACCCCCAGGGCTCAGGGCCAGGCTCTCGCACCCACTCCACCAAATCTGAGGTGGGGCCGGAGGCCAGAGCTGGGCTGCCCCACCAGGCCCCGCTCACTTGAGGTAGCTGGGGTGGGAGAGGAGAGTGTGTGGAAGGGGCACATCTGGCTCCATGACTGAAATCTCGACCACCCGTGTGACCAGCAGGTCAGGCTGGAAGACGTAGGCACAGGTGGGAGCCAAGCCCTAGGGAGAGAACAGGTGTGGGCAGGGGTGGTGTCAGAGAATGCAGGCATGAGGGCAGGGTCCCACCAGAAACCCCAGGCATGCAGGGAGCAGGGCTGGCCCCAGAATGCAGTGTGGAGCCTAGAGCAAGGACCACCCCAAAGAGGTGAACGGCAGGGACTGGCCATCGCCGCGAGGTTCTCTGCCTCCATCCCGGAGGGCAGCCCCTCTCACCTTCAACTCGATCTTCTGGGATGACGGGGGCAGGTGGGCGGCCACGAACCAGTCCCCGGGGGCTGGGTGGGAAACGTTGACAGAGGCATTGCTTAGCGGTGCAGCGCTCAGTGGCACCCTGACCTGGAAGGAGGGCTGCACCGAGGTGTCATCTGGGAAGCTGGTGCCCAGTGGGTTGATGACGGGAGGAGCGCCGGAACGGAAGTGCCTGGAGACGGGAGGGCAGCACAGGGCTCAGGCACAGGGCTTGGCCAGGCGCGGGGGGTGGGCAGGCAGGCGGGCGGCCACCTACACGGTGATCTCTGCGTCGGTGCAGGCGGTGCCGCCCTCCCGGGAGACCTGCAGCAGCCAGCGCAGAAGCACAGTGTCCGGGGGCACGCGGAAGCGGAAGAGCCTGGCACTGCCGTACCAGCTGTAGAAGGACAGCCTCTGCGGGGCCTGCGAGAAGTGCTCGGACACCAGCCCCACCTCTGTGAGGAGAAGGAGGCGTCAGCCAGGCTGGGAGCCCTCCTCCAGGGCCGCAGATGGGGAGGATGAGGTCCCCAGAAGGAAAGGGCTGTAAGCCCCAGGGGACCCACCTGCAGCCCTTGGCACACCAACTCTGACCTTGGTAAAGGTCACGGCCACCCTCTGGCCCCTCAGCCAGTCCTCTGCCATCCCTCCCCAAATGACCTACATCCCACCCTCCTGGCATCTGGGTCTTTTCAAAGCTGCCATCTCACTGCAGCAGCTTCCAAACAAGTCCCAGGGCACCTCAGCACCCGTCGCCACCCTAACTGCCTCCAACCTTAGAAGACCCCACTCCCCACGGCCAACCCAGGTTGAAGCTGAAGGACCCAGCAGGTGTCAGGAAGGAGCCCCCGCCCCTTATCACAGATGCCCTGGCTACCAAGGCCAAGGCATGGCCCTCCCACCTCCTCTCAGCCTTCCACATCCCCCATCTCTGGATGGGTTGGCTGCCTGCTTGGGCTATGATGTCTTcggacacagccaaaccagaGCCCAAATTCCCCCTTACCCAGAGTGAGACCCCGCGTGCGGGAGGGACCCAGGCCAGAAGCCTGGCCAGCCATGAGAACAAGCGGACAGCTGCCCCCTGCATTCCAAGCGGGCAA
This genomic window from Macaca mulatta isolate MMU2019108-1 chromosome 20, T2T-MMU8v2.0, whole genome shotgun sequence contains:
- the PGAP6 gene encoding post-GPI attachment to proteins factor 6 isoform X6, with the translated sequence MAGQASGLGPSRTRGLTLEVGLVSEHFSQAPQRLSFYSWYGSARLFRFRVPPDTVLLRWLLQVSREGGTACTDAEITVHFRSGAPPVINPLGTSFPDDTSVQPSFQVRVPLSAAPLSNASVNVSHPAPGDWFVAAHLPPSSQKIELKGLAPTCAYVFQPDLLVTRVVEISVMEPDVPLPHTLLSHPSYLKVFVPDYTRELLLELRDCVSSGSLGCPVRLTVGPVTLPSNFQKVLTCTSAPWPCRLLLPSPPWDRWLQVTAESLVGPLGTVTFSAVAALTACRPQSVTIQPLLQSSQNQSFNASTGLPSLSPDHQYLGRSGSVDRSPFCLTNYPVMREDMDVVSVHFQLLDRVSVRVCPNTPSMMRLRLNTGMDSGGSLTISLRANKTEMRNETVIVACVNAASPFLGFNSSLNCTTAFFQGYPLSLSAWSLRANLIIPYPETDNWYLSLQLMCPENAEECEQAVVHVETTLYLVPCLNDCGPYGQCLLLRRHSYLYAGCSCKAGWRGWSCTDNSTAQTVAQQRAAALLLTLSNLMFLAPITVSVQRFFLVEASVYAYTMFFSTFYHACDQPGEAVLCILNYDTLQYCDFLGSGAAIWVTILCMARLKAVLKYLDRRGIWNMLGPCLFAFVIMASMWTYRCGHRRQCYPTSWQRWAFYLLPGISMASVGVAIYTSMMTSDNYYYTHSIWHVLLAGSAALLLPPPDEHAEPWACSQKFPCHYQICKNDREELYTVT
- the PGAP6 gene encoding post-GPI attachment to proteins factor 6 isoform X4; the protein is MGRAGTGTGGEAVAAVVAGPLLLLLLARPPPASARDSGKSEVGLVSEHFSQAPQRLSFYSWYGSARLFRFRVPPDTVLLRWLLQVSREGGTACTDAEITVHFRSGAPPVINPLGTSFPDDTSVQPSFQVRVPLSAAPLSNASVNVSHPAPGDWFVAAHLPPSSQKIELKGLAPTCAYVFQPDLLVTRVVEISVMEPDVPLPHTLLSHPSYLKVFVPDYTRELLLELRDCVSSGSLGCPVRLTVGPVTLPSNFQKVLTCTSAPWPCRLLLPSPPWDRWLQVTAESLVGPLGTVTFSAVAALTACRPQSVTIQPLLQSSQNQSFNASTGLPSLSPDHQYLGRSGSVDRSPFCLTNYPVMREDMDVVSVHFQLLDRVSVRVCPNTPSMMRLRLNTGMDSGGSLTISLRANKTEMRNETVIVACVNAASPFLGFNSSLNCTTAFFQGYPLSLSAWSLRANLIIPYPETDNWYLSLQLMCPENAEECEQAVVHVETTLYLVPCLNDCGPYGQCLLLRRHSYLYAGCSCKAGWRGWSCTDNSTAQTVAQQRAAALLLTLSNLMFLAPITVSVQRFFLVEASVYAYTMFFSTFYHACDQPGEAVLCILNYDTLQYCDFLGSGAAIWVTILCMARLKAVLKYLDRRGIWNMLGPCLFAFVIMASMWTYRCGHRRQCYPTSWQRWAFYLLPGISMASVGVAIYTSMMTSDNYYYTHSIWHVLLAGSAALLLPPPDEHAEPWACSQKFPCHYQICKNDREELYTVT
- the PGAP6 gene encoding post-GPI attachment to proteins factor 6 isoform X5 — encoded protein: MAGQASGLGPSRTRGLTLEVGLVSEHFSQAPQRLSFYSWYGSARLFRFRVPPDTVLLRWLLQVSREGGTACTDAEITVHFRSGAPPVINPLGTSFPDDTSVQPSFQVRVPLSAAPLSNASVNVSHPAPGDWFVAAHLPPSSQKIELKGLAPTCAYVFQPDLLVTRVVEISVMEPDVPLPHTLLSHPSYLKVFVPDYTRELLLELRDCVSSGSLGCPVRLTVGPVTLPSNFQKVLTCTSAPWPCRLLLPSPPWDRWLQVTAESLVGPLGTVTFSAVAALTACRPQSVTIQPLLQSSQNQSFNASTGLPSLSPDHQYLGRSGSVDRSPFCLTNYPVMREDMDVVSVHFQLLDRVSVRVCPNTPSMMRLRLNTGMDSGGSLTISLRANKTEMRNETVIVACVNAASPFLGFNSSLNCTTAFFQGYPLSLSAWSLRANLIIPYPETDNWYLSLQLMCPENAEECEQAVVHVETTLYLVPCLNDCGPYGQCLLLRRHSYLYAGCSCKAGWRGWSCTDNSTAQTVAQQRAAALLLTLSNLMFLAPITVSVQRFFLVEASVYAYTMFFSTFYHACDQPGEAVLCILNYDTLQYCDFLGSGAAIWVTILCMARLKAVLKYVLFLLGTLVIAMSLQLDRRGIWNMLGPCLFAFVIMASMWTYRCGHRRQCYPTSWQRWAFYLLPGISMASVGVAIYTSMMTSDNYYYTHSIWHVLLAGSAALLLPPPDEHAEPWACSQKFPCHYQICKNDREELYTVT
- the PGAP6 gene encoding post-GPI attachment to proteins factor 6 isoform X7 — protein: MEPDVPLPHTLLSHPSYLKVFVPDYTRELLLELRDCVSSGSLGCPVRLTVGPVTLPSNFQKVLTCTSAPWPCRLLLPSPPWDRWLQVTAESLVGPLGTVTFSAVAALTACRPQSVTIQPLLQSSQNQSFNASTGLPSLSPDHQYLGRSGSVDRSPFCLTNYPVMREDMDVVSVHFQLLDRVSVRVCPNTPSMMRLRLNTGMDSGGSLTISLRANKTEMRNETVIVACVNAASPFLGFNSSLNCTTAFFQGYPLSLSAWSLRANLIIPYPETDNWYLSLQLMCPENAEECEQAVVHVETTLYLVPCLNDCGPYGQCLLLRRHSYLYAGCSCKAGWRGWSCTDNSTAQTVAQQRAAALLLTLSNLMFLAPITVSVQRFFLVEASVYAYTMFFSTFYHACDQPGEAVLCILNYDTLQYCDFLGSGAAIWVTILCMARLKAVLKYVLFLLGTLVIAMSLQLDRRGIWNMLGPCLFAFVIMASMWTYRCGHRRQCYPTSWQRWAFYLLPGISMASVGVAIYTSMMTSDNYYYTHSIWHVLLAGSAALLLPPPDEHAEPWACSQKFPCHYQICKNDREELYTVT
- the PGAP6 gene encoding post-GPI attachment to proteins factor 6 isoform X3, with amino-acid sequence MGRAGTGTGGEAVAAVVAGPLLLLLLARPPPASARDSGKSEVGLVSEHFSQAPQRLSFYSWYGSARLFRFRVPPDTVLLRWLLQVSREGGTACTDAEITVHFRSGAPPVINPLGTSFPDDTSVQPSFQVRVPLSAAPLSNASVNVSHPAPGDWFVAAHLPPSSQKIELKGLAPTCAYVFQPDLLVTRVVEISVMEPDVPLPHTLLSHPSYLKVFVPDYTRELLLELRDCVSSGSLGCPVRLTVGPVTLPSNFQKVLTCTSAPWPCRLLLPSPPWDRWLQVTAESLVGPLGTVTFSAVAALTACRPQSVTIQPLLQSSQNQSFNASTGLPSLSPDHQYLGRSGSVDRSPFCLTNYPVMREDMDVVSVHFQLLDRVSVRVCPNTPSMMRLRLNTGMDSGGSLTISLRANKTEMRNETVIVACVNAASPFLGFNSSLNCTTAFFQGYPLSLSAWSLRANLIIPYPETDNWYLSLQLMCPENAEECEQAVVHVETTLYLVPCLNDCGPYGQCLLLRRHSYLYAGCSCKAGWRGWSCTDNSTAQTVAQQRAAALLLTLSNLMFLAPITVSVQRFFLVEASVYAYTMFFSTFYHACDQPGEAVLCILNYDTLQYCDFLGSGAAIWVTILCMARLKAVLKYVLFLLGTLVIAMSLQLDRRGIWNMLGPCLFAFVIMASMWTYRCGHRRQCYPTSWQRWAFYLLPGISMASVGVAIYTSMMTSDNYYYTHSIWHVLLAGSAALLLPPPDEHAEPWACSQKFPCHYQICKNDREELYTVT
- the PGAP6 gene encoding post-GPI attachment to proteins factor 6 isoform X2; the protein is MGRAGTGTGGEAVAAVVAGPLLLLLLARPPPASARDSGKSGSPSLTEVQGAGCTREKVLPFQEVGLVSEHFSQAPQRLSFYSWYGSARLFRFRVPPDTVLLRWLLQVSREGGTACTDAEITVHFRSGAPPVINPLGTSFPDDTSVQPSFQVRVPLSAAPLSNASVNVSHPAPGDWFVAAHLPPSSQKIELKGLAPTCAYVFQPDLLVTRVVEISVMEPDVPLPHTLLSHPSYLKVFVPDYTRELLLELRDCVSSGSLGCPVRLTVGPVTLPSNFQKVLTCTSAPWPCRLLLPSPPWDRWLQVTAESLVGPLGTVTFSAVAALTACRPQSVTIQPLLQSSQNQSFNASTGLPSLSPDHQYLGRSGSVDRSPFCLTNYPVMREDMDVVSVHFQLLDRVSVRVCPNTPSMMRLRLNTGMDSGGSLTISLRANKTEMRNETVIVACVNAASPFLGFNSSLNCTTAFFQGYPLSLSAWSLRANLIIPYPETDNWYLSLQLMCPENAEECEQAVVHVETTLYLVPCLNDCGPYGQCLLLRRHSYLYAGCSCKAGWRGWSCTDNSTAQTVAQQRAAALLLTLSNLMFLAPITVSVQRFFLVEASVYAYTMFFSTFYHACDQPGEAVLCILNYDTLQYCDFLGSGAAIWVTILCMARLKAVLKYLDRRGIWNMLGPCLFAFVIMASMWTYRCGHRRQCYPTSWQRWAFYLLPGISMASVGVAIYTSMMTSDNYYYTHSIWHVLLAGSAALLLPPPDEHAEPWACSQKFPCHYQICKNDREELYTVT
- the PGAP6 gene encoding post-GPI attachment to proteins factor 6 isoform X1, which produces MGRAGTGTGGEAVAAVVAGPLLLLLLARPPPASARDSGKSGSPSLTEVQGAGCTREKVLPFQEVGLVSEHFSQAPQRLSFYSWYGSARLFRFRVPPDTVLLRWLLQVSREGGTACTDAEITVHFRSGAPPVINPLGTSFPDDTSVQPSFQVRVPLSAAPLSNASVNVSHPAPGDWFVAAHLPPSSQKIELKGLAPTCAYVFQPDLLVTRVVEISVMEPDVPLPHTLLSHPSYLKVFVPDYTRELLLELRDCVSSGSLGCPVRLTVGPVTLPSNFQKVLTCTSAPWPCRLLLPSPPWDRWLQVTAESLVGPLGTVTFSAVAALTACRPQSVTIQPLLQSSQNQSFNASTGLPSLSPDHQYLGRSGSVDRSPFCLTNYPVMREDMDVVSVHFQLLDRVSVRVCPNTPSMMRLRLNTGMDSGGSLTISLRANKTEMRNETVIVACVNAASPFLGFNSSLNCTTAFFQGYPLSLSAWSLRANLIIPYPETDNWYLSLQLMCPENAEECEQAVVHVETTLYLVPCLNDCGPYGQCLLLRRHSYLYAGCSCKAGWRGWSCTDNSTAQTVAQQRAAALLLTLSNLMFLAPITVSVQRFFLVEASVYAYTMFFSTFYHACDQPGEAVLCILNYDTLQYCDFLGSGAAIWVTILCMARLKAVLKYVLFLLGTLVIAMSLQLDRRGIWNMLGPCLFAFVIMASMWTYRCGHRRQCYPTSWQRWAFYLLPGISMASVGVAIYTSMMTSDNYYYTHSIWHVLLAGSAALLLPPPDEHAEPWACSQKFPCHYQICKNDREELYTVT